A portion of the Streptomyces erythrochromogenes genome contains these proteins:
- a CDS encoding cold-shock protein: MATGTVKWFNAEKGFGFIAQDGGGPDVFAHYSAINSSGFRELQEGQAVTFDVTQGQKGPQAENINPA, translated from the coding sequence ATGGCTACGGGAACTGTGAAGTGGTTCAACGCGGAGAAGGGCTTCGGCTTCATCGCGCAGGACGGCGGCGGCCCGGACGTCTTCGCCCACTACTCCGCGATCAACTCCTCGGGCTTCCGCGAGCTCCAGGAAGGCCAAGCCGTGACGTTCGACGTCACCCAGGGCCAGAAGGGCCCCCAGGCCGAGAACATCAACCCGGCCTGA
- a CDS encoding MerR family transcriptional regulator, which translates to MTADDSFGRLDDDDYPAYTMGRAAEMLGTTQGFLRAIGEARLITPLRSAGGHRRYSRYQLRIAARARELVDQGTPIEAACRIVILEDQLEEAQRINAEYRRAAKASNPPAAA; encoded by the coding sequence ATGACAGCAGACGACTCGTTCGGCCGTCTCGATGACGACGACTACCCCGCCTACACGATGGGCCGGGCCGCCGAGATGCTCGGCACCACCCAGGGCTTCCTCCGCGCCATCGGCGAAGCGCGCCTGATCACCCCGCTCCGCTCCGCCGGCGGCCACCGCCGCTACTCCCGCTACCAGCTGCGCATCGCCGCCCGCGCCCGGGAACTCGTCGACCAGGGCACCCCCATCGAGGCCGCCTGCCGCATCGTCATCCTCGAAGACCAGCTCGAAGAAGCCCAGCGCATCAACGCCGAGTACCGCCGCGCCGCCAAAGCGTCGAATCCACCGGCCGCGGCCTGA